Within the Medicago truncatula cultivar Jemalong A17 chromosome 4, MtrunA17r5.0-ANR, whole genome shotgun sequence genome, the region GTGTACACAACTTCCGACTTTAAGTCAGCCTCCCATAGATCAGGAATTGCCTCAGGAAGGTTATGGATGCTTTCCAATGCATAATCTGCACCTTGAACTTTCTGTGATGTGCCAATCTGGATGGTGCAATCAACAAGTAATTTATATGAGTTGTGGCTCATTAAAAGGCATGTAGTTGCTATCAGTTTATTTAAACAACCGTTATAGAGCTATTATGTAGCGGCATATGAACATATTGATATTGTTTCGTGATATGCTATACAATACAAAATGTTGTCGACTAGTGGCGCTATAGCACTACTGCTTAgaggaatttgaacaaattgctatGTTCAGTTTCtactacaaaacaaaaatttccaATGACTTACCAGCACAGTGTCGAGTCCTACTCGTTTTCCAGCTTGTATGTTGCGGACACTGTCCTCAAAGAACAACTGAAAATGACATAGAACCAACAAAAAGTTAAGCAAGCaaataaaaagttaacaaaaacaacatagatCATAAAGGGTGATTTTCTTACAGTTCTATGTGGGTCAAGGTTGGCTATTTTGAGAGCCAATTGAATGGCATTTTCTGATGGTTTACAAACAATTGGTGACTTTGGCAGGATTCCACTGGGATTGGTCTGAGCAAGATGGTCTATGATGTCAAAGATTTGAGAGCTGCTTGCACTATTACTACTTGTTGGCTTAGTAGTTCTTGTTAAACCTAGAAACTCAATGTCATCTTCATCAACTGAGACACTGCTCCTGTGGATTGGATTAAGAGTCTCAAAACAAATAATTCCTTCAAAGCAATCTTCTAATCCAAGTATGTTTAGTGTCTTAAGAGCATGAACTTTGTCTGCATTTGTGAAGATCtattgacaaaaacaaaagaagcaTTAGTAGTGgtcatattatattatacacCTGTTTACCAGTGTTTTTGGTAGTCAACTGATATTGACTACATTAAATGAGCATGTTGAAATTACAGGCTAACAACACCATCTTTTCTGACGTTATTCTATTGATTCCATTTTGGTTATAAACAACTTACAAGTTTCCTATAGGGCAGGCTCATCAACATTTTCCTTAGAACTGGGTCTGGTTTCAAGTTCACATAAGGTAATCTCCCATGAACAAAACTGCAAGGAGAAATTCAATAATCAttttaaccatttaaaaatacatatacaaAGATTAAAAGCATAACCCTTTAGCAGTTTGAGAGAgataataaattgaaatttacCTGTGAAGTTCGTCATAGTCAAAGTCATATCCAATTGCCTGAATAGAAATGAAACAGTAAACAAGTTatagcattttcaaaatttgaaaatggaaatACCATTTAACaggaaaatataaaatcataccTTTAATCCTGCTAGAGTTGTTCCATAATTCTTGTAAAGAAGGGTGCATAAATTATCAGATTTTCTTGGATCTATGCAAAGCATTTCTTCCATGTAGTCTGTGATCAATGTACCATTCATGTTAATACTAAAACTATCAgctattgtaaaacacattacTAATACTGAGAATAATGTGACACAAGTCAATTATTATGCAAAGTTTCTTACCTTTAAAATTTTGTCGACATGCTTCTGCAAGACCAGAACTGAGTGGATACAAAGTATCATCTAAATCTGCAGAACCATATCATGGTTATACATGTAACAAACATGAATATGAGAATTTCATTTTGGTActtaaaaatgttataatttgaaatactTACCAAAAAGAAGGCAAtcatattttggtttttgtgtgaAGAGGTTCACAAATTCCATTTCGTTAAGAGAACCTTTTACATAGAATAAACAACAAAgttaaaaactgaaaattaagtttAACAACAAAGTGAATTCATTTTTATTCTCAACATTGGTTCATGGCTCTTTAACAAAAGTTATATTTGTATGATCATTGCTAAATTTTTGCATTCCAAAGCAAATTTAAACCTAGTCATGGCCAAGATTTTAGGTCACCGTTACGTCGCGACTTTTAATATCACATAAAATTATGATCAAATGCAGCCACATCGGGTAAATATCAAAAAACTCGACATTGCGGCATAATCACAATCTTGGATCATTTTTAAATCATGAAGCCAATGTTgattaaaaatcaaatgacaataaaaatagaaaagaaaatataaaaaatactatGCATGGGAAAAATAGCTTAAGCCATTAGCTTACCAGAACGATTGGTGATTGATAAGGGCATAGAAGAAGAGATAAAAGATGATGTTTGCATGgttcttaaaaataatatttaaacaatttCTTCAATTACTTTCAATTTTGAAACTCTTGTCTTGTCTTTGATGAACAATGAAACTCTTGCAATGATGataacaattttcaatttcccTTCTTCAAGAAAGTGGATAGTAATTTGATTAATTGgtgaagtatttattttttccttgactttatatatataatcaaagtCTGTTTTTCTTGTTACATAAATGGAAATAACATCATTAAAATGGAGAATATGCCAATTTGGATTAGTTAGCACAAAGGTTGTCACCAATTGCCACCGTACAAATGAAACACCTCCATTGTTTTccatatttttgttacaaaatcaGAAAACAACCTATGAATATAGCCATAATACAGTTGTTTTACGTAAGGATAAGACTTCGTATATTCCGTTTTGAAGTTGGTAATGAGGCAAAAATAGAAGTTAATCTCAAATTCTATATCCACAATATAATCTTTAATGCCAACAAATATTCCATTTGAAAATTCCTTTCACTTAACATTttggataaaaatagaaattatcatGGTAAGAATTTGGCTCAAggtcaattttttatatatttttttttatgggaacaAGCTTAATgaatttcatttataataatagaTTCGATACATGTTGGAATGTTATAGAAAATACGGAAATTAGCTATAGGCGAAGCCTCCCTAACCAAACTATGAGCAACTTGGTTTGTTTGTCTCCTAATAAACTTAACATTAGAGTTCATAAGATTTGTCCACAGCAGGTGAATACAATCATTGATGATTGTGTAGAAATCCGATAGACCCAGCTGTTTGCCATATATGTTGTCTACTACCGTTTTAGAATCCACCTCAAAATCCATATTGTATAGTTGAAGATCCTTAACCCATCACATCACACCTAGAAAGCCATATGCCTCGCCTGTATCTACATCGAGCAGAGGAGTAAAACACTCAGTGCGGGCCAACACAAAGCCCCACACTCGTCTCTAATGCATATGCCTACACCTACCTATCCATGGAGTTGAAGAAAGAAGCGTCTACATTGAACTTGTATCGACCCAGGGACGGTTTGTTCCATTTTGCAACTTCATGGACACTTTGCTCCGTGGTTAAGACTCTTTTTCCATTTTGTGCATTCATCCAGCTAGCAAGCAGAGTTGAGGCTCGATCACAAACAGATTGAAAAGTTTCGGTAATATCATTCCAAACTTTGTTGTTTCTATGCTTTCATATACTCCATATCAAAGCAATAAATATGGGATGCTGACTTTTGTCAAGTTTGTGTAGTATACCAAAATTACTATGTGCTATGTCACCTGGGTTATTCAATGCAATCGAAATAGTGCTCCACACTCCTATTCGCTGCCATCATTGTATGCTCTTGGGGCacataaacaacacatgtaAATTGTCTTTATCTTCATCGCAAAAGGGACAGTGCGAAGGACAATTGACACCTCTTGCTTGAAGACACAACCTGGTGGGTAAACAACCACGCGTAACCCTCCATAAGAAATTCTTGATTCGAGGTGGAGTTTTGGTGCGCCAAATCTGATGCCATTCACCATTTATCCTGTGCTGATGCGTGTTAGGAACATGTTCCCTAATGTTTCTGTAAGCGCTACGGATCGAGTAAACTCCGTTTTTCTCAAATTTCCAAACAACCTTATCATGTTGGACCGATGCAAGCAAAGGAGTACTGCTGATATGGTAGGCTAAGACTTCATCGAACAACAAGCTAATATTCTCCATATACCAATTTTTTGTGTTGGGGATGAACGTATCAACTACACGGAGATTGTCCATAGCTGATTTCATTATCGTAGGTGGTGGGATGACATACTCATTTCGAATCCAGTTAGGATCCCAACTAAGATGCTAGTGCGTGAACCAATGCTCCACTTGAAACCATTTTTAATGACAACTTTAACACCAAATGCTTCTCCAAACATAGCTTGGAGAGGCAAAAAAAATCACTAGCTAGAAAATATCTAGCTTTGAGTAGTCTAGTGATCAGAGAGTCTGGGTTATTGAGCAACATCCACGCCAGTTTGCCCATCATTGCCATGTTGAAAGccttgagacttttgaaacccATGCCACCGAAGCCTTTTGGAACAGTGAGGCATTCACAAGATAGCCGGTGCATACCTCTATTACCACCATTACCGTGTCCCCACTAGAATgcatttaacatatttttcaatttccTTTATCAGGGTGTTAGGTAGCAAGAAGGTACTCACGACATAAGTAGGGATTGATTGAAGGACGAATTTTATAAGAACTTCCCTTTCTGCCTCTGAAAGACATCGACTATTCCAAGAATTTATCTTAGCCCAAACTCGATCCATGATAAATTTAAATGTGGCTGATTTGCTTATACCAATCATGGATGGAACACCCAAATAATTTCATGTACCCATAACCTATCTGACCCCATGATGTTagctattattttttctttacataacGAAAAACGATTTTAATTCATACACATTGTTATCATAAATTTTATGAGATAAGATCCATTATTGACACTATCTCTCAAAAATATCCATTGACAAGTGTAATTTTTGACTTAAACCAAATTTCAATCATTTAACCACATCACATATTGTATCGGGATGCCGTTGCTTTACCAAGCTAggcaaaaaaaacatatgacaTTAACATCATAACACAATGGAAAGCAGTAAGTTGAATCAAAATCAGTTGTCAAACTAAAATAGCAAGATGACCCATGAACTATTAAGATAATTATAATTAGTATACTGCATTGGACATAAACTAATCAGAACATTGAAAATGTTAGGAATTTGGAATGTTCAGTACATTAGAATAATCAAACACataaattgataagaaaaattatTGATGCACAGACTCTTGAATTTGACAACCTTGATAGCGAGTatacattgaaatgaaattcTCAGTAACAAATCATGTATCCCAACTTCGGCCTCCGTGTCTGCAAACCCTGTCAAAGATTACAACATCAATTACCAATTTTTACATATGTTTGGATTCATTTGCTCTACAAATCCAACTAAATAATCACACTTCCTACTTGAGTCTGATAAAAGTGAAGGAAAAAAAGGGGAATAATTAGCATTATACCACATGCAAGAATTTGCAACACTGCAACTAAACAAATATGCTTCACCATTAATTATAGAATATTGCCATATTACGACATTCCCATATAGACCAAATTACAACTTGTCAAATtacatcaaaatttcatttgaaTGTTCATTTACCATATAGAACAAAACTACATATACTTCTGGAACATGCCCCCTATCATCAACATAAGTCTTATAACTAGTGTGGAGGAGTATTATGAGATGGTTGGGATTGAATTTTATGGATTTGTTCATCCTATGGGAAAATTGGGAAGGTGTTTCGGCGGTCAAAAAAATGCGTAATGGATTTAGGTCGATTTGGCATGCGGTGGTTTGGAGCATTTGGCATGCTAGGAATGATTGCATCTTCAATAATAAAATTGGAGAGGAGGAAGCACTAGTGGAGGATATAAAGGTAATGTCCTGGAGATGGCATATGGATCGTTCCAATTCTCAGGCTTGTATGTATTATGAATGGCATTGGAATCCAAAGGAGTGTATGTTGCGTTAATGGTTTTCACTTCTGTTCTGCATTGCGAGGCTGACGCTGAGGTATACGGTGGTTGCGGTGGTTCTGTCCGCGGTCTGTCAACACGCATATAGCAGCATCAGCTTGCTGCATTTCTGTCACAGGGTGCTGCGCCTGGGGTTTTGCTGCCATAACAGTGGTTCTGTTTTGGGGTTATGGTAGTGTAGTTTTCTGGTATGTCGGAGACTATTGTAATTATGTTCAAAAGTTCAATATAGAAATCggaatttaaacaataaatcaattcaaaagTTCAGCATgtaaattcaaaacaattttttttaatacattttaactaatatatattcattactacttaataaattatttttattacggCATTTTAAGTAATACATATTCATAAAACTTAAGGTTTCTAATCCTAAAGAGGAAACAAGATCCAAACTCTAGAGACCATGAAAAAGTATCCGAAAATAATCAAAAGTGAAATCAAGCTTGACTATGTCCGAGATTTCGAATCATGTAGATGTTCAGTGTTCACAATACCTATAATTCTATTACATATATCATACAAAGTGTAATTAAACCCTAGTTGCTTAGATAATGGCAAGGAAAAAGCAGGACCGAAAAGTATGTGGGTCAATGTTTGCAAGTTTTGTCCAGAAAGATACAAGAAAAAGTTGGTAGGACCAATGGAAAACACAAAGTAATATCTGAGAAATGTGTGCTAAAACAGTTATGCTAAAACTGCATATAACATCTAACTGAATGGATTGCACATTACCTTAAGCAATTATCAAGCATGAACCGAGGAATTCCCACTCATTGTCACTAAATGAATAGCGAGGTGGAGCAATTATCTTTCTCAATGATGGCCTTGAAGATACAATTAAGGCAACAGCGTCAGCGTGCACGTCAAGGCACTTCCTCAAATTGATTTCCCTCAGTTGCGTGCAGTTTTCTACCACATGCTTCAATCCAGTCATCGTGACAATAAAACAACCTTCCAGTAACAGGTGCAAAAGCCTACAACAACTCTTTGAGATCATACGTAGTGCTTCATCATCAACTTCTGTATATGACAAGTTCAATACCTCCAATTTGGGAACTTTAAAGTTCATTTTGGGTACCATCACTATTGGATAGTGGGTTAAGTTCAAATGTTTAATCTTACTACAATTTCTCAAAAGGTTACAAATACCTTCTTCAGTCCCatcaaaaacaaattcatttcCAGAATTGACTCTGCGTCGGCTCAAATCAAGCCGCTGCAAATTGGGGAATAACCATGGAACCCTTTTGATGGTGTCATTGCTTTTCCACCAACTGTGAACCAAATGGAGAGACTCCAGTTGAGGGCTTACACCAAAATCCACCAAAGACTTAGAATTGGCAAAGGATAAAGAGCGCAATGTTGGTCTCTCATGTAGAGCAGTAGCAATGCCTGCGTTGGTTAGTTGATGACAGTCTAATATGATGGCCTCTTCCAGAAGCTTACAATTCTTAAACAAGTGGAAAAGCAACCTATTGTTGATGTACCGATGACGAGAGAGATTTACCTTGCGGAGTTTGAAAAGTTCCCGTGAAAGAGCCTCTACTCCAACGGTGCAATCGTTGTTATAACCTTTCCCGGGGTAACTGAGGTCTAGTTCTTCGAGTAGAGGAAAACACTCGGCAATAAGTAACATGTCAGTGTTATGGATAGAACTAATGTGGGAACAAGTGAGACAGGTCAAAGTTGTAATCTTCTGGGACAAAGCTCGCAGCCCATCTTTGGGAATGATAGGTTTGTAGGAGAGATCAAGTGCTCTAAGGTTCATTGGGAAACGAGAGATTTCGAGTAGAATAGCATTGAAGTCAGTTGGGAGGTCAGCAGTGTAGTAGTGGGAGAGGTTGAGGGAGGTGAGGTTGGGGAACCTTTGAAAGAAGTGAGGGAGGAAAGGGCGTGTTGCAGAAGAGATGGTGAGAGAGAATTTGTGGCGGTTGGTGAAGGAGAGGAACTCTTTCGATACGGTGGAGAGAGGTTTTAAATAACGGTCGCAGTCGGCGTCGTCGCCGTCGAGGAGGAGTTTGAAGATGCGTAGCCAGCAATCATCcggtaaataaaataaatctgcAGCAGAAgcccttatttttttcttagcaGCAGAAgcccttatttttttcttagcaGCCATTACTTTTTTCTGTGGCAGAGAAAAAttgagagatagagagagtTGAGAAAGTGGGAGAATTTAGGGTTTGGTTAGGTTAAAGAAGgagaaatatatatacacacacggATAACACAACGCTCATCCAAAGTTGGATTGTTTCCCAAGTTTAATTTAGGGCTcgttcaagaaaaagaaaattcacaTCCAAATCAAagtccactttttttttttttttttttttttttttttttttttataaataaaagggttaatattgctttacccttgtaatataggttatttccGGGTTTAcatcctgtaattttttttatttaccccctgtaaaacaaaatttgttttgatttacctccttaataggtcattcaaaaacatattttattttatttttcctgaaattttggtttttgaattacCAATTAAGAggtaaattaaaacaattacttttttataggggtaaataaaaaaaattacagggtaTAAAttcggaaatgacctatattacaggggtaaagcaccattaatcctaaataaaatcaaagttaactttttatattaaacaaaacatCCCCTAAAATAAAGATCAAAATAAATATGCGGATGATAACTTGTGTATAGGCGAAGCTATGGTGGAGAATCTTTGGAATTTGAAGGCCTTATTGAGAGGTTTTGAGATGGTATCGAggttgaaagttaatttttataaaagttgtttGATAGGTGAAAATTTTTCATCGACATTTATGGTGATGACTTGTAATTTTTTGAGTTTTAGTGAAGGAAAAATCCCATTTACTTATTTGGGGTTATCGGTGGGTGCTAATCTCCGAAAACTACTTGGGAGTCATTGTTGGAAAAGTTGAGAAATACTCTAAACTCTTAGGACAATAAATATGCGAGTTTAGGTAGTCATGTGGTTCTTCTAAACTCGGTCTTGAATCCGGTTACTTTATATCTTACGTTATCGAAAATGTCGGAAAGGGTGGTAAAGAAGACAGTTCATATTCAATGTGAGTTCCTTTGGGGAGGTGTGAGAGGCGACCGAAAAGTTTGTTGGGTTAAATGGAGGAAGTTTTGTCAACCAAAATATAGGGGGGTTTAAGAGTTGAATAATGTGAAGTTGATGAACTTGAGTCTTCTAGAAAAATGGCGATGGAGGTTGATCCAAGATGGTAATCCACTTTGCAAGAAGGTTTTGGAAGACAAATACAAGTCTAGGATATGAGGTTTGGCGGATATGGAGGAAGTGTCATGGTCACAATATACATCAAAGTGGTGGAAGGAGTTGATTTCTTTAGAGGAGGTGGGGGGCTCAAATTGGTTCAAACAAAGGGTAGTGAGAAAATTGGGAAATGGAAGGAAAACTAGTTTTTGGAAGGATATTTGGGTGGGAAATTCACCTCTTCAAGTGATGTTTCCACGTCTTTACTCCATCTCAAACCAAAAAGAAACAACAGTGAGAGATATTGGCTTGAGGAGTGATAATATTGTACCTTCGAACCTAAGGTGGCGTAGGTGCCCTTTTAATTTAAAACCTTGACGGGTGTGATTGCAAGCGCTAGGGGTGGAGATGAGGAAGATGTTTGGTGGTGGCAACCCGATGATGGAGGAGTTTCCACGGTGAGCTCGTGCTATAAGATTTTATAGGGTTTATTGATCTAAGAAGGGGAGTTGAATAGGTTGGAGGAGGTGGTGTATGAATATTTTTGGGAAAGTCCAACCCCCTCTAAAGTGTTGGTCTATACGGCCAATAaggtggaatgagattattcactTCACTTTGGAATCTTGATTAAGCCCAACTAATTTCCTGGAAAGAACCAACTTACAATCCGTACTAGCACCCTAGCAAATCAATGTGACTTAAAGAAGAAAGTTATTCTAAGAAAAAGtttttaatcttgaagaatgtatgaacgatgagtttttgagacctGGAGAGAATAGTTGCAAATGATTCAATGAATTGAAAGTTATGAGGAGAGGAGTTTATATAGTAATGGTAATCAAGAGCAAAATTTCGTGCCAAAACAACTaaatgaatcgattcactaaatgagtgaatcgattcagaccACTATATGACAATCTGAAAAAGGGAGAATGCTATGAAGATTGATACGCATCAAATGAATTTTGAGTCGATTCAGACTGCCCAGGATGAATGTTGATACGATTCATAACATAGTGAATCGACTCAAAGTGAGTCAGAGACAAATGATGATacatttcatgcatttttgagTTTAATCAaagtgaatcgattcagacaTGTTATGCATCGATTCACACAAAGTCAGAGACTTTTGTGATACGATTCAGATGTGTATGAATCGATTCATGCAGtgaaatatgaaattttgacaAATGATATGCAAACAAAAGGAAGGTTAGAGGCACACGTAGGCTAGGGTGCTAAAACATATTCTAATGTAGCAAATCTCaactaaaaacataaaatgatAAACAAGCTAACATCATCAAAAACTAGCTAGAGGATTCATAAAGTAGTGGTGTTCTCTTGGACTTTACTACTAGACTGATTTCCAATTCGAGTACATCTTGCAGCTTGGAATATGTTGAATCCGAAAGCTTCAAAAAATTGCGTGATGTATGATAGGCGAGTAGATTCCGGAATTCACCTATTTTTACATTGTGAGGAAGTGTCAAAGGTTTGGCTTGATGTTATGGTGTGGCTTGTATTTAACTTCCGTACACCACCAAATTTATTTGTGCACTTGGAGTAGGGAGGTGAGGACAAAAAAGCTTAGAGAAGGCTTTTGGGTGATTTGGCATGCTTCCATTTAGGTAATTTGGAATGAGCAAAATGATAGACAAGGGAGTGGCCAATTGTTGCTTTATGACTTTGCTTTTTGTGTCCTATGTACAAGGCAccaatgattaataaatatgctaatttaaaaaaaaaaaagtaatgtctCCTTTTCAAAAATGAATGTAATGTGTGTCATGTCACagtctcaataaaaaaaaaaaacaaagtgaaatAGAAGAAACTACATTTTTTTGAGAGGAGAGAAGAAGACACCACTGGTCAGGATGTTTGTGCCTATTCCTGGAGCAAAACCTTGGTGTCTTAGCAGTTAGTATTAACAAAGAAATATGAATTACAACTACATTACTCTACTTATTCAT harbors:
- the LOC25491594 gene encoding F-box/LRR-repeat protein 16; its protein translation is MAAKKKIRASAAKKKIRASAADLFYLPDDCWLRIFKLLLDGDDADCDRYLKPLSTVSKEFLSFTNRHKFSLTISSATRPFLPHFFQRFPNLTSLNLSHYYTADLPTDFNAILLEISRFPMNLRALDLSYKPIIPKDGLRALSQKITTLTCLTCSHISSIHNTDMLLIAECFPLLEELDLSYPGKGYNNDCTVGVEALSRELFKLRKVNLSRHRYINNRLLFHLFKNCKLLEEAIILDCHQLTNAGIATALHERPTLRSLSFANSKSLVDFGVSPQLESLHLVHSWWKSNDTIKRVPWLFPNLQRLDLSRRRVNSGNEFVFDGTEEGICNLLRNCSKIKHLNLTHYPIVMVPKMNFKVPKLEVLNLSYTEVDDEALRMISKSCCRLLHLLLEGCFIVTMTGLKHVVENCTQLREINLRKCLDVHADAVALIVSSRPSLRKIIAPPRYSFSDNEWEFLGSCLIIA
- the LOC25491593 gene encoding uncharacterized protein C24B11.05, which codes for MEFVNLFTQKPKYDCLLFDLDDTLYPLSSGLAEACRQNFKDYMEEMLCIDPRKSDNLCTLLYKNYGTTLAGLKAIGYDFDYDELHSFVHGRLPYVNLKPDPVLRKMLMSLPYRKLIFTNADKVHALKTLNILGLEDCFEGIICFETLNPIHRSSVSTNPSGILPKSPIVCKPSENAIQLALKIANLDPHRTLFFEDSVRNIQAGKRVGLDTVLIGTSQKVQGADYALESIHNLPEAIPDLWEADLKSEVVYTGKLAVETTVTA